One region of Catenuloplanes indicus genomic DNA includes:
- a CDS encoding pseudouridine-5'-phosphate glycosidase — MKNSSLRYGAEVADALRDGRPVVALESTIISHGLPHPDNIRVAREIEDAVRATGAVPATIGMIGGELVVGLDDAQVSHLAGAEGVAKLSVRDLAVAAARRADGATTVAATSAVAAAAGIGVFATGGLGGVHREANITFDESADLTTLARTPIVVVCAGVKSILDVPATLERMETLGVTVVGYRTRRFPGFFITDSGYELDWAVDSPEQIAEMVAAQSALGATQGATVVANPLPADEQLDTALHDRTLADGLALLERDKVTGKAVTPFLLSYFHSATEGASLATNVRIILRNATLAGQIAVASAARS, encoded by the coding sequence GTGAAAAACTCATCACTCCGCTACGGCGCCGAGGTGGCGGACGCGCTCCGCGACGGCCGCCCGGTGGTGGCCCTGGAGAGCACGATCATCTCGCACGGGCTGCCGCATCCGGACAACATCCGGGTAGCCCGCGAGATCGAGGACGCGGTCCGGGCCACCGGCGCGGTGCCCGCGACGATCGGCATGATCGGCGGCGAACTCGTCGTCGGCCTGGACGACGCCCAGGTCAGCCACCTGGCCGGCGCCGAGGGTGTGGCCAAGCTCTCGGTCCGCGACCTCGCGGTTGCGGCGGCCCGGCGCGCGGACGGCGCCACCACGGTCGCGGCGACCAGCGCGGTCGCGGCCGCGGCCGGCATCGGCGTGTTCGCCACCGGCGGGCTCGGCGGCGTGCACCGCGAGGCGAACATCACGTTCGACGAGTCCGCGGACCTGACCACGCTGGCCCGGACGCCGATCGTGGTGGTCTGCGCGGGCGTGAAGTCCATCCTCGACGTCCCGGCCACGCTGGAGCGGATGGAGACGCTCGGCGTCACCGTCGTCGGCTACCGCACCCGCCGGTTCCCCGGGTTCTTCATCACCGACAGCGGGTACGAGCTGGACTGGGCCGTCGACTCGCCGGAGCAGATCGCCGAGATGGTCGCGGCGCAGTCCGCGCTCGGCGCGACCCAGGGCGCCACCGTGGTCGCGAACCCGCTGCCGGCCGACGAGCAGCTGGACACCGCGCTGCACGACCGCACGCTGGCGGACGGCCTCGCACTCCTGGAACGGGACAAGGTCACCGGCAAGGCCGTGACGCCGTTCCTGCTCTCCTACTTCCACTCCGCGACCGAGGGCGCCAGCCTGGCCACCAACGTCCGGATCATCCTGCGCAACGCCACGCTGGCCGGGCAGATCGCGGTCGCGTCCGCCGCGCGGTCCTGA